A single genomic interval of candidate division WOR-3 bacterium harbors:
- a CDS encoding T9SS type A sorting domain-containing protein, producing the protein MRNFIFVLSLVTFALAQVVPIRWVTEDADGDGKPDRRGQTVTVTGIVTAPDSIFDNRYTDIYIQDTSGGVNVFSYTLQNADLGDSVLVNGTVDWYRGKTEISGATITLLARNRTLPQPRVINCREMNSEQYEGELVAIPGVKISSLFLAGNTNYNLEDSTGTTQVRIDGQTEIPGLILSPDTFTIIGIKGQYTSDTTQPLTGYQLLPRFRQDFSASAEDYPLITIREAQQPGPDGFTPLLVDQWVRVKGKIIGPARIFTTGSAKSLYIQDETRGINVYNCSYPDNQAPFFDSLGIEISVLGMVTEYNGLTELASGVMWVSDTFATPIAPKLLPFNTPLTETMESDLLTVVGDVISAPVRSGSGYNMVLKNGTPAISVRIYDNTGIQTSWLTTGRRVRITGIVGQYDYEPPYNTGYQLMPRFPEDISDTTAAFPPAERLQIDSIFPNPFAPNEGEVATIQLNSPRTGYRISVTIYDLQGRLRKQLLNNAPGGYYDLKWDGTDDRLQRLPAGIYLLNIKASKGDGTTETFNRPIVLAVKLK; encoded by the coding sequence GTGAGAAACTTTATCTTTGTGTTGTCTTTGGTGACATTTGCCCTCGCTCAGGTTGTGCCGATAAGATGGGTAACCGAAGATGCCGATGGCGATGGCAAGCCGGACCGTCGGGGCCAGACCGTAACCGTAACCGGTATCGTCACCGCACCGGACAGCATCTTTGACAACCGTTATACCGATATCTATATCCAGGACACCAGTGGCGGTGTCAATGTGTTCAGTTATACGCTGCAGAACGCCGACCTCGGCGACAGCGTACTTGTGAACGGAACAGTGGACTGGTATCGGGGCAAAACCGAAATCTCCGGTGCCACCATAACTTTACTTGCCCGCAATCGGACTTTGCCCCAGCCAAGGGTCATCAACTGCCGGGAAATGAACTCTGAACAGTACGAAGGCGAACTCGTCGCGATTCCCGGTGTGAAAATCAGCAGTCTGTTTCTTGCCGGTAACACAAACTACAACCTTGAAGACTCAACCGGCACAACTCAGGTGCGTATCGACGGCCAGACCGAAATCCCGGGACTTATTCTTTCTCCGGACACATTCACCATCATTGGGATCAAAGGGCAGTACACATCGGACACAACCCAGCCTTTGACCGGATATCAACTTCTCCCCCGTTTTCGCCAAGACTTTTCTGCCAGTGCCGAAGACTATCCCCTTATCACCATCCGTGAAGCCCAGCAGCCCGGACCGGACGGCTTCACACCACTACTTGTTGACCAGTGGGTGCGAGTCAAAGGCAAAATAATCGGTCCGGCACGCATCTTCACCACCGGCAGCGCCAAGAGCCTTTATATCCAGGATGAGACCCGCGGAATAAATGTTTACAACTGCTCCTATCCAGATAACCAGGCACCATTCTTTGACAGCCTTGGCATAGAAATCTCGGTCCTTGGTATGGTAACAGAGTACAACGGCTTAACCGAACTCGCCTCGGGCGTGATGTGGGTCAGTGACACATTTGCAACTCCCATCGCACCAAAACTTCTGCCTTTCAACACCCCGCTTACCGAAACGATGGAGTCCGATTTGTTAACTGTCGTAGGCGATGTCATCTCAGCACCGGTGCGCTCCGGCTCCGGCTACAATATGGTGCTCAAGAACGGCACCCCGGCAATATCAGTTCGCATCTATGACAACACCGGAATTCAGACATCATGGCTGACCACGGGTCGCAGAGTGCGCATCACCGGCATCGTGGGCCAGTACGACTACGAACCACCCTACAACACCGGCTATCAGTTGATGCCAAGATTTCCTGAAGACATCAGCGACACCACCGCCGCCTTTCCCCCAGCGGAACGGCTCCAGATTGACTCCATATTTCCCAACCCGTTTGCCCCGAATGAAGGTGAAGTCGCTACCATTCAACTCAACAGTCCGCGTACCGGCTACCGTATTTCTGTTACGATTTACGACCTCCAAGGCAGGCTGAGAAAGCAACTGTTGAATAACGCACCGGGCGGCTACTACGACCTGAAATGGGATGGTACTGACGACCGGCTCCAGCGTTTGCCCGCAGGAATTTACCTTCTGAACATCAAGGCGTCAAAAGGTGACGGTACAACCGAAACCTTCAATCGTCCAATTGTCCTTGCCGTAAAACTGAAGTGA
- a CDS encoding ABC transporter substrate-binding protein, which produces MRQSTAYYLLVAFLVFVLLTGCGPRGQSPKEAKIKITFWHAMGGPLGDALDGMINEFEKANPDVDIQPVSMANYSSLSQKLMGAVQVNAPPNLAQMYESWTTQFYALNKLVIIDSLIHSPDGFTAEELADFYPPFIEGNTWDGKIVTLPFNKSLPVFFYNIDMLAQSGYQEFPRTWEELRTMLLRLTDRKNGRYGGAGLVNEGVFGALLLQKGGEYLDEQNKKPLFNSVAGVHAAQFLADLVNKDSSVYYGAGYEPQNDFLAGRIACIQSTSVSWAFLKPNFTFKIGIAPLPIADKPAVIGYGTNIGIFRTGTAEQIRAAWRFVKWFTSPEQQAKWATLTFYVPVRKSALNIPEYQKLIQETPGLSAVLKQLEYLRFEPRSEAWFAGRRVLGDALEKIIRAGVEPKNALDQAAAEVEKELKK; this is translated from the coding sequence ATGCGTCAATCAACAGCCTACTATCTTTTAGTTGCTTTTCTGGTTTTTGTTTTGCTGACCGGTTGCGGACCACGCGGACAGTCCCCAAAAGAGGCTAAGATTAAGATAACCTTCTGGCATGCGATGGGTGGACCTTTGGGTGATGCGCTGGATGGGATGATTAACGAGTTTGAAAAGGCGAATCCGGATGTTGACATCCAGCCGGTGTCAATGGCAAACTACTCCAGCCTTTCCCAGAAGTTGATGGGTGCGGTGCAGGTGAATGCGCCACCGAACCTTGCCCAGATGTACGAGTCGTGGACCACGCAGTTTTATGCCCTGAACAAACTGGTCATCATTGACTCATTGATTCATAGCCCGGATGGGTTTACAGCCGAAGAACTTGCCGACTTCTATCCCCCATTCATTGAAGGCAACACCTGGGACGGCAAAATCGTCACCCTGCCGTTTAACAAATCACTGCCCGTCTTCTTTTACAATATTGATATGCTTGCCCAATCGGGCTATCAAGAATTTCCCCGCACCTGGGAAGAGTTGCGCACGATGCTTTTGCGTCTCACCGACCGAAAAAACGGCCGGTATGGCGGCGCCGGTTTGGTTAACGAAGGGGTGTTTGGCGCTCTGCTGCTCCAAAAGGGTGGTGAGTATCTGGATGAACAGAACAAAAAACCGCTATTCAACTCCGTGGCTGGAGTTCACGCCGCCCAGTTTCTTGCCGATTTGGTTAACAAAGACTCCAGCGTCTATTACGGCGCGGGCTATGAACCGCAGAACGACTTTCTTGCGGGACGTATCGCCTGCATTCAGAGCACATCGGTTTCCTGGGCGTTTTTAAAGCCTAATTTCACCTTCAAGATTGGCATTGCGCCCCTGCCGATTGCGGATAAGCCAGCGGTTATCGGTTACGGCACCAATATCGGCATCTTCCGTACTGGCACCGCCGAACAAATTCGGGCTGCCTGGCGTTTTGTCAAGTGGTTTACCAGTCCGGAACAGCAGGCAAAATGGGCAACGCTAACCTTTTATGTACCGGTGCGGAAAAGTGCTCTGAACATCCCGGAATATCAGAAGTTGATTCAGGAAACACCCGGACTAAGTGCCGTATTAAAGCAACTTGAATACCTGCGGTTTGAACCGCGCAGTGAAGCCTGGTTTGCCGGCAGAAGGGTGCTGGGTGACGCCCTTGAGAAAATCATCCGCGCCGGTGTTGAACCGAAAAACGCCCTTGACCAGGCTGCCGCTGAGGTGGAAAAGGAGTTGAAGAAGTGA
- a CDS encoding T9SS type A sorting domain-containing protein gives MVNWLLRNSASEHHKTVWAGLGLPSPALNQKMPFLLTFILLLPSSVFGIITFERLFGFPPGYAQDLGGITVTQDGGYLVPATTMDSRHRCHIRTAKLDSSGFIEWLNMYETGTFAYRGVDTTADGNYLVPGILDEGAGARGITDALLLKLSPNRGTVIWRYIYSGPGMDWFDDVDPTPDGGCFAVGEFSSDTVIGTGVVRFNQDGTVRWLHIYRPRSRPELYATGGNVLSMPDGGCVVAAGFQVEGPTPPPNNPLKQRSGCAVTAGFQVKSPEQNEFDWDYWMYVMRLDSFGEPVWIVIEPTPPDYDYTWSTSAFTPEGNIAIQGTVGGPGNPGDSVAGFLKVYTPDGEKLLDKTVMVRRLPAPHPPDPWVFFRGGTTTPDGGFVMIGEVATGHSGDSISIGLVRLDANGDSVWCRLYGTDTTWEYGWAVKNTRDGGFVILGQLWWGGPIYVIKTDSNGLVNSGVNEEISRFDQQRALSVLPNPFTTRTKICYQLPTAASVRITAFDIAGRTVATLLDQNQSPGSYEFVWDPKQLARGIYFIKFETPIFGATQPCLFLP, from the coding sequence ATGGTAAACTGGTTATTACGAAATAGTGCTTCAGAGCATCACAAAACAGTTTGGGCAGGGCTCGGGCTTCCCAGCCCTGCCCTGAACCAGAAAATGCCTTTCCTTTTAACTTTCATTCTTCTTTTACCGTCGTCAGTGTTCGGAATCATAACCTTTGAAAGGCTCTTTGGCTTCCCTCCAGGGTATGCGCAGGACCTGGGCGGCATCACAGTGACTCAGGATGGCGGCTATCTTGTACCAGCAACGACAATGGATAGCAGGCATAGATGTCATATAAGAACAGCGAAACTTGATTCGTCTGGATTTATTGAATGGTTAAATATGTATGAAACCGGAACTTTCGCTTATAGGGGTGTGGATACGACCGCTGATGGGAACTATTTGGTTCCCGGAATATTGGACGAAGGTGCCGGTGCGAGAGGCATCACCGATGCGCTACTGCTCAAGTTGAGTCCAAACCGCGGTACGGTTATCTGGCGCTACATTTACAGTGGCCCGGGAATGGACTGGTTTGATGATGTTGACCCCACTCCTGATGGTGGCTGTTTTGCCGTTGGTGAATTCAGCAGCGATACTGTTATTGGAACCGGCGTTGTTAGGTTTAATCAAGATGGAACGGTCCGGTGGCTTCACATCTACCGGCCAAGGTCTCGGCCCGAACTGTACGCCACTGGTGGAAATGTTCTATCAATGCCTGATGGTGGTTGTGTGGTCGCGGCTGGGTTTCAAGTTGAAGGACCAACACCACCTCCTAACAATCCCCTAAAACAGCGAAGTGGTTGTGCGGTAACCGCCGGGTTTCAGGTTAAAAGCCCGGAGCAGAATGAGTTTGACTGGGACTATTGGATGTATGTAATGCGGCTTGACTCTTTTGGTGAACCGGTCTGGATAGTGATTGAGCCTACCCCGCCGGACTACGACTATACATGGTCTACTTCAGCATTTACACCAGAAGGTAACATTGCGATACAGGGGACGGTGGGTGGTCCTGGAAATCCTGGAGACTCTGTCGCCGGTTTTCTAAAGGTTTACACCCCTGATGGCGAAAAACTTTTAGATAAAACGGTGATGGTTAGAAGGTTGCCAGCACCCCATCCACCTGACCCCTGGGTTTTCTTCCGCGGTGGCACTACAACACCGGATGGTGGTTTTGTGATGATTGGGGAAGTGGCTACGGGGCATTCCGGGGACTCGATTTCTATTGGTCTTGTCCGTCTTGATGCCAATGGCGACTCAGTCTGGTGCAGACTTTATGGCACTGACACAACCTGGGAGTACGGTTGGGCAGTTAAAAATACCAGGGATGGTGGTTTTGTCATTTTGGGACAACTTTGGTGGGGAGGTCCTATCTATGTTATTAAAACTGACTCCAACGGTCTGGTCAATTCCGGCGTGAATGAGGAGATAAGTCGTTTTGACCAGCAACGGGCACTTTCTGTATTACCCAACCCGTTCACCACCCGAACAAAAATCTGCTACCAATTGCCTACAGCCGCTTCGGTCCGCATTACCGCTTTTGACATCGCCGGCAGGACCGTTGCCACTCTGTTAGACCAAAATCAATCTCCGGGCAGTTATGAGTTTGTCTGGGACCCGAAACAACTTGCCCGGGGTATCTACTTCATCAAATTTGAAACACCCATCTTCGGCGCTACTCAACCCTGCCTATTCTTGCCTTAA
- a CDS encoding T9SS type A sorting domain-containing protein, whose product MRNFKAAFVIIICLLCFANVQGYWEPLPPPPQYNAYAGSALCAGIATEEDGRTRRSVWFLQDGYYGNDIFSRYDIDDFLWRSYGIVPFVPLGPDGAIAFVPDPYAFPENGWVLCLRGNETREFWVFYPEDGAWVQGPPVPETVEEGAALCFGGFQEIYGRSYAVLYAFTGKEHEISPGYYRGHFFRYIFEIVPYINKGLGRNSAPIRGSWERLADIVGHVEEEAALAWVPMSPDSPIAYPMGLVIGLKNNEDGQGWIYHYDPVRNTWWDVRPIVGYRRLYDGACMTAHYRDSTMFLEGGGTEYYNFYDVIRGTIYSATSTPQKVREGTALAGLLPKNDTIYAEFGRQLAPPAPGFSRHNSPPYQEGSQGTSTNLNAGINVVLQPHRTFHIFTVKCASGAVRLLIMDITGRTVAYLSAECRNEVVDIIWNHPIIPSGVYFWKVSSTSGVTNGKLVITK is encoded by the coding sequence ATGAGAAACTTTAAAGCCGCATTTGTAATAATTATTTGCCTTCTCTGTTTTGCTAATGTTCAAGGTTACTGGGAACCTTTACCACCACCACCGCAGTATAATGCCTATGCCGGCAGTGCACTTTGTGCCGGAATAGCAACTGAAGAGGATGGAAGGACCAGAAGGTCTGTTTGGTTCCTGCAGGACGGCTATTATGGGAACGACATTTTTTCCAGATACGACATTGATGACTTCTTATGGAGAAGTTACGGAATAGTACCATTTGTTCCACTTGGACCAGATGGCGCGATTGCATTTGTTCCCGACCCTTATGCCTTTCCTGAGAACGGGTGGGTTCTTTGTTTGAGAGGAAACGAGACGCGGGAATTCTGGGTATTTTATCCAGAAGACGGTGCCTGGGTACAAGGACCCCCCGTTCCTGAAACGGTTGAAGAAGGAGCAGCGCTGTGCTTTGGTGGATTCCAGGAGATATATGGCAGGTCCTATGCTGTGCTTTACGCCTTCACCGGTAAGGAGCACGAAATTTCTCCGGGTTATTACCGGGGCCACTTCTTCCGTTATATCTTTGAAATCGTCCCTTATATAAACAAAGGGCTTGGCCGTAACTCGGCGCCCATTCGGGGTAGTTGGGAAAGACTGGCAGATATTGTTGGCCATGTAGAAGAAGAGGCGGCACTTGCCTGGGTGCCAATGTCTCCGGATAGTCCGATTGCATACCCGATGGGTTTGGTGATTGGATTAAAAAACAACGAAGACGGCCAGGGTTGGATCTACCACTACGACCCGGTACGCAATACTTGGTGGGATGTCAGGCCTATCGTTGGTTATCGGCGGTTGTATGATGGTGCCTGTATGACCGCTCATTATCGGGACAGCACAATGTTTCTTGAAGGTGGAGGCACGGAATATTACAACTTCTACGATGTGATAAGGGGAACTATATACAGTGCAACTTCAACTCCCCAAAAGGTGAGAGAGGGAACCGCTCTTGCTGGGCTACTACCGAAAAACGATACCATCTATGCCGAATTCGGCAGGCAGCTAGCTCCTCCGGCTCCTGGGTTCTCTCGGCACAATTCTCCACCTTACCAAGAGGGTAGTCAGGGAACAAGTACCAATCTGAACGCCGGGATAAATGTTGTTCTCCAACCGCACCGAACTTTCCACATTTTTACGGTTAAATGTGCATCCGGAGCGGTAAGGCTGTTAATTATGGATATTACCGGCAGAACGGTAGCCTATTTATCAGCAGAATGCCGGAACGAAGTGGTTGACATAATCTGGAACCACCCGATAATACCAAGTGGTGTTTATTTCTGGAAAGTTTCCAGTACCTCCGGAGTTACCAATGGTAAACTGGTTATTACGAAATAG
- a CDS encoding T9SS type A sorting domain-containing protein has product MKIFARLFLTYGGILPAVIFAQYIETTIPIRYGPLSLCWNAANNKVYCSPSLGDVLVIDGASNEVLQQILIGDRLKFLTWDSIDNKLFGIGIIYSRVIAISCSTHRIQAFIPADGVDLTWNAINNKVYTTNIHGVTVIDGATNQVLKNVPVGIEPWSIIWTPTNKVYCANYNIRSSSVTVIDGATDEVLATVPVGRSPYALFWNATNNKVYCANYDNDTVTVIDGESNEVVAMVPVGRAPRALVWNATNNKVYCANEVDNTVTVIDGVTDEVVATVRVGTSPGALLWNPITNRVYCGNLGSDSITVIDGATDEVLTTIQVGRYPNPSCLNLNQSKIYVASHSGITVIRDLVPGIEQMEQYAPGEPHVTVFPNPAKDVFTVQTSSSIQNLRLYDATGKLIRTYQVSQPAQYSLKGINPGVYFLGFDTKRGEITRKLIVQ; this is encoded by the coding sequence ATGAAAATATTTGCGCGGCTATTTTTAACATACGGGGGAATTCTACCTGCAGTTATTTTTGCCCAGTATATCGAAACAACAATTCCAATCAGGTATGGGCCCTTATCATTGTGTTGGAATGCCGCTAACAATAAGGTTTACTGTTCCCCCAGTCTGGGTGATGTTCTGGTAATAGACGGCGCATCGAATGAGGTGCTGCAACAAATTCTTATCGGGGACCGACTCAAATTCCTTACCTGGGATTCCATTGATAACAAACTTTTCGGTATAGGCATAATCTACTCAAGGGTCATAGCGATTAGTTGTTCCACCCACCGGATCCAAGCGTTTATACCGGCTGACGGTGTAGACCTCACCTGGAACGCCATCAATAACAAGGTTTACACCACCAACATCCATGGTGTTACGGTGATTGATGGTGCAACAAACCAGGTGCTAAAAAATGTTCCGGTAGGAATTGAACCCTGGAGCATAATCTGGACACCCACCAATAAAGTGTATTGTGCCAATTACAACATAAGGAGTAGTAGTGTTACGGTGATTGATGGAGCAACTGACGAGGTGCTGGCGACAGTGCCAGTGGGAAGGTCGCCCTATGCGCTGTTCTGGAACGCCACGAACAACAAGGTCTATTGTGCCAATTATGATAATGATACAGTGACGGTGATTGATGGTGAGAGTAATGAGGTTGTGGCAATGGTGCCGGTGGGTCGGGCGCCTCGTGCCCTGGTCTGGAACGCTACCAACAACAAGGTTTACTGTGCTAATGAGGTGGATAATACTGTGACGGTGATTGATGGTGTAACCGATGAGGTGGTGGCGACGGTGCGGGTGGGAACTTCACCCGGGGCTCTTTTATGGAACCCAATAACCAACAGAGTTTATTGTGGTAATTTAGGGAGTGATTCGATTACGGTGATTGATGGAGCAACTGATGAGGTGTTAACAACGATTCAGGTCGGTCGCTATCCTAACCCTTCCTGTCTGAACCTAAACCAGAGTAAAATCTATGTGGCTTCACATTCAGGTATCACTGTTATTCGGGATCTGGTTCCCGGTATTGAACAGATGGAGCAGTATGCTCCGGGCGAACCCCATGTTACAGTTTTCCCTAACCCGGCAAAAGATGTGTTTACAGTTCAAACCAGCAGTTCAATACAAAACCTGCGGCTTTATGATGCTACGGGGAAACTAATCCGCACCTATCAGGTATCCCAACCGGCACAGTATTCGCTGAAGGGAATAAATCCTGGGGTGTATTTTCTCGGATTTGACACCAAACGGGGCGAAATAACCCGGAAATTGATTGTCCAATAA